A genomic segment from Coturnix japonica isolate 7356 chromosome 26, Coturnix japonica 2.1, whole genome shotgun sequence encodes:
- the MLN gene encoding promotilin, with protein sequence MVSRKAAGLLLLYVMSVLAEQAEGFVPFFTQSDFQKMQEKERNKGQKKSLTPLQQLEEEGFSEQSDAGIDRMKTIQPAVPARAGMWLILRQLEKYQGVLEKLLTEVLQDTPNAD encoded by the exons ATGGTTTCGAGGAAGGCGGCCGGTTTGCTCCTGCTGTACGTGATGTCAGTGCTGGCAGAACAGGCTGAAGGTTTTGTGCCCTTCTTCACCCAGAGTGACTTCCAGAAAATGCAG gaaaaggagaggaacaAAGGGCAGAAGAAATCCCTGAcgcctctgcagcagctggaagaggaaggcttctctgagcaatctgatgCAGGTATCGACAGGATGAAGACTATCCAG ccaGCAGTTCCTGCCAGAGCTGGGATGTGGCTCATACTGAGACAGCTGGAAAAATACCAAGGTGTCCTGGAGAAACTGCTCACGGAGGTGTTACAGGACACCCCAAACG ctgaCTGA
- the LEMD2 gene encoding LEM domain-containing protein 2, whose translation MAELTDAELRKELLALGYRPGPITDTTRKVYVKKLSCLRAEQAAAKRGGRGAPPSPGRSSVRPQQASPSRPRPGFSPVRTGRDREQEEEEMEEMEEDGMDEDEEEERGRAAASRWETAEGGGVSWGDTRGSPPGRTGGFGGRNEGGVTRDGLRGVSGTWSSALDSSGIRAGTGPALDDGFRASSSLQWSTATERSEGLSGIRTTLDGFGGPSTSQWSTSIGRSEGLSARAGLGTAMDGVGGLSSVPSWGTSAGRSARPSSTAFSSDESRGLTAGSHWDTSVGRTAGQSSTAQWETAGERKAERKGLFSNSWWGQGSKVEPSTHWGTTAGRSGLSYPFRRGEENLASSVRREADREPKLSSWGEGLTRRLPWRTASDTGLLSGSRWGTSTPTVTPRTQLLRSAPRQQVEGRRQGLEYYLSQFLFLASLVLLMIFLGILMVKMVGSGWLDQTEEDFHLLPMDCDKRTDDFCKAKQKDIVMNMLHELYNYLSVQAGNFECGNPENLKSKCIWVSEARDHVVNVTGGSQQKFEAALNWILNSNKDLGIWLKGKDLSEPVTRVEDVVCLESAHPQMGLGCRFRRAVITAVMNLFLFFWCLVTLWGILIFLRYRWRKMEEEEQAMYDMVKKIIAVVQDHYKEWERNMERYPYVGILHVRDSLIPPQSRKKMKRVWNRAVEFLASNESRIQTESHRVAGEDMLVWRWTQPSYVSDSEH comes from the exons ATGGCGGAGCTGACGGACGCGGAGCTGCGGAAGGAGCTGCTGGCGCTGGGCTACCGGCCCGGGCCCATCACCGACACCACCCGCAAGGTCTACGTCAAGAAGCTGAGCTGCCTCAGGGCCGAGCAGGCGGCGGCCAAGCGCGGGGGGCGCGGTGCTCCGCCCAGCCCGGGCCGCAGCTCCGTTAGGCCGCAACAGGCCTCACCATCACGGCCGCGCCCCGGGTTCAGCCCCGTCAGAACCGGCAGAGACAGagaacaggaggaggaggagatggaggagatggaggaggacGGGATGGAcgaggacgaggaggaggagagagggagagcgGCAGCGTCCCGATGGGAGACCGCGGAGGGAGGCGGGGTGTCGTGGGGGGACACACGAGGGTCTCCCCCCGGGCGAACTGGGGGGTTCGGCGGTAGGAACGAGGGGGGGGTGACCCGGGATGGGCTGCGGGGGGTGAGCGGCACGTGGAGCTCAGCGCTGGACAGCAGCGGGATCAGGGCTGGGACGGGCCCGGCGCTGGATGATGGATTTAGGGCCTCCAGCTCATTGCAATGGAGCACAGCCACAGAGCGGAGCGAGGGGCTCAGCGGGATCAGGACAACCCTGGATGGGTTTGGGGGGCCCAGCACGTCCCAGTGGAGCACGTCCATAGGGAGAAGTGAAGGGCTCAGCGCTAGGGCTGGGTTAGGGACGGCCatggatggggtgggggggctgaGCTCCGTGCCCTCCTGGGGTACGTCTGCAGGAAGAAGTGCAAGGCCCAGCTccacagccttttccagtgATGAAAGCAGGGGCCTGACAGCTGGGAGCCATTGGGACACATCTGTAGGGCGAACTGCAGGGCAGAGCTCCACAGCACAGTGGGAAACAGCAGGGGAAAGGAAGGCGGAAAGGAAAGGGCTTTTCTCCAACAGCTGGTGGGGACAGGGCAGCAAGGTGGAACCCAGCACCCATTGGGGAACCACAGCAGGACGGAGCGGGTTGAGTTACCCATTtaggaggggagaggagaacCTGGCGTCCAGTGTTAGAAGAGAGGCAGACAGAGAGCCAAAACTCAGCAGCTGGGGAGAGGGATTGACCCGACGGCTGCCATGGAGGACTGCGAGTGACACAGGGCTGCTCTCGGGCAGCCGGTGGGGTACATCAACTCCAACGGTGACACCCCGCACTCAGCTCCTGCGCTCAGCCCCCAGGCAGCAGGTGGAAGGAAGGCGCCAAGGCCTCGAGTACTACCTCTCCCAGTTCCTCTTCCTCGCCAGCTTGGTGCTGCTGATGATTTTTCTGGGCATCCTCATGGTGAAGATGGTTGGGTCCGGCTGGCTTGACCAGACAGAGGAGGACT TTCATCTCCTGCCCATGGATTGTGACAAAAGAACAGATGAT TTCTGCAAAGCCAAACAGAAGGACATTGTGATGAACATGCTGCATGAGTTGTATAACTACTTGTCCGTACAGGCTG gtAATTTTGAATGTGGAAACCCTGAGAATCTAAAGAGCAAATGCATTTGGGTTAGTGAAGCAAGGGACCACGTGGTG AATGTAACTGGTGGCTCCCAACAGAAGTTTGAAGCTGCCCTGAACTGGATACTGAACAGTAACAAAGATTTAGGAATATG GTTGAAAGGCAAAGATCTCTCCGAACCAGTTACCAGAGTGGAAGACGTGGTCTGTCTCGAATCAGCCCATCCTCAGATGGGGCTCGGCTGCCGTTTCCGCCGGGCAGTGATCACTGCTGTCATGAACctgttcctgtttttctggT GTCTGGTAACTTTGTGGGGGATCCTCATCTTCCTTCGGTATCGCTGGCGGAAGATGGAGGAAGAGGAACAAGCCATGTACGATATGGTGAAGAAGATCATAG CTGTTGTCCAGGACCACTATAAGGAATGGGAACGGAACATGGAGCGTTATCCCTATGTGGGCATTCTCCACGTTCGGGACAGTCTCATCCCTCCTCAGAGCAG gaagaaaatgaagcgGGTCTGGAACAGAGCTGTGGAGTTTCTGGCCTCAAACGAGTCACGGATTCAGACAGAGTCACACAGAGTAGCAGGAGAGGATATGCTCGTATGGAGATGGACTCAGCCATCTTATGTCTCAGATTCGGAACACTAA
- the LOC107324937 gene encoding green-sensitive opsin — protein sequence MNGTEGINFYVPMSNKTGVVRSPFEYPQYYLAEPWKYRLVCCYIFFLISTGLPINLLTLLVTFKHKKLRQPLNYILVNLAVADLFMACFGFTVTFYTAWNGYFVFGPVGCAVEGFFATLGGQVALWSLVVLAIERYIVVCKPMGNFRFSATHAMMGIAFTWVMAFSCAAPPLFGWSRYMPEGMQCSCGPDYYTHNPDYHNESYVLYMFVIHFIIPVVVIFFSYGRLICKVREAAAQQQESATTQKAEREVTRMVILMVLGFMLAWTPYAVVAFWIFTNKGADFTATLMAVPAFFSKSSSLYNPIIYVLMNKQVRCLGVRALPCPGLPCTAGTSIPTSCISAWGAAQLRAAGSSQTHSTPSPSSSADILLLSSQFRNCMITTICCGKNPFGDEDVSSTVSQSKTEVSSISSSQVSPA from the exons ATGAATGGGACAGAAGGTATCAATTTTTATGTGCCTATGTCCAACAAGACGGGGGTGGTGCGAAGCCCCTTCGAGTACCCCCAGTATTACCTAGCCGAGCCCTGGAAATACCGCCTTGTGTGTTGCTACATCTTCTTCCTCATCTCCACCGGTCTGCCCATCAACCTCCTCACTCTCCTGGTTACCTTCAAACACAAGAAGCTCCGGCAGCCACTCAACTACATCCTGGTCAACCTGGCGGTGGCTGACCTCTTCATGGCCTGCTTTGGCTTCACCGTCACCTTCTACACAGCCTGGAATGGATATTTCGTCTTCGGTCCCGTTGGCTGCGCCGTCGAGGGCTTCTTCGCCACTCTGGGAG gcCAGGTTGCCCTCTGGTCCCTGGTGGTCTTGGCTATAGAGCGTTACATCGTTGTCTGCAAGCCCATGGGAAACTTCCGCTTCTCTGCTACCCACGCCATGATGGGCATCGCTTTCACCTGGGTCATGGCCttctcctgtgctgctccacCCCTATTTGGCTGGTCCAG GTACATGCCGGAGGGGATGCAGTGCTCCTGTGGCCCTGACTATTACACCCACAACCCCGACTACCACAACGAGTCCTACGTCCTCTACATGTTTGTCATCCACTTCATCATCCCAGTCGTGGTCATCTTCTTCTCCTACGGACGCCTCATTTGCAAAGTCCGAGAG GCAGCCGCACAGCAGCAGGAGTCAGCCACCACCCAGAAGGCAGAGCGGGAGGTGACACGGATGGTGATCCTGATGGTGCTGGGCTTCATGCTGGCCTGGACGCCCTATGCTGTAGTGGCATTCTGGATCTTCACCAACAAGGGAGCAGACTTCACGGCCACGCTGATGGCAGTGCCTGCCTTCTTCTCCAAGAGCTCCTCTCTCTACAACCCCATCATATACGTCCTCATGAACAAGCAGGTGAGATGTCTTGGTGTAAGGGCCCTCCCCTGCCCTGGGCTCCCCTGCACCGCAGGCACCTCGATCCCCACCAGCTGCATCTCagcctggggagcagcacagctcagggctgctggcagTTCTCAGACCCATAGCACACCCTCACCATCCTCGAGTGCTGACATTCTCCTTCTGTCTTCCCAGTTCCGTAATTGTATGATCACCACTATCTGCTGTGGCAAGAACCCTTTTGGTGATGAAGACGTCTCCTCCACCGTATCCCAGAGCAAGACTGAGgtctcctccatctcctccagccAAGTCTCACCTGCATAG